In the Aneurinibacillus soli genome, one interval contains:
- a CDS encoding AMP-binding protein, translating into MDVRTQKAKSNPILTREDWNKQRHLAEQDPGNFHGDIAKREIHWYDEQANAWMIWNDEHNQWMGLDADTGAPVTVTHSPAYEPWKTAFDDSDAPFYKWFSGGLTNACFNEVDRHVMNGHGDEIAFYFEGDRWDQAKNDGRGGPVVEFAVTRKQLMLETLKAAQVFKNLGLKKGDRIALNMPNIMEQIYYTEAAKRLGIVYTAVFGGFSDKTLSDRIHNAGAKVVITSDGGYRNAQIVEFKEAYTDPALDNYVPKEIAVQIVEEKLKELNLNEQQSTLIQEKVMQTIGSEITVERSDAMRGVGMALAQFHDMDAEQKSHIRTVIAKGLVDAPPRVEAVIVVRHTRQQDLNWRPERDRWSHELIGEAVEQILAIAREQGTNVANEQDLLALPTEDFIRIMYAVSKPEPVDAEYPLFIIYTSGSTGKPKGVVHVHGGYTAGLAHTMKVSFDATPGEDIMYVIADPGWITGQSYLISASLTTRTTSIVAEGAPVFPSAGRYASIIERYNVTIFKAGSTFLKTIMSNPQNKADVEQYSMDTLRVATFCAEPTSPAVQQFGMDLMTPQYINSYWATEHGGIVWTHFFGNNDFQLKADAHTFPLPWIFGDVWISESSEEGGKTKHRPAGFEEKGEIVITKPYPYLARYIWGDETNFGQPEWKGDADRYVDTYWGKWDGVWAYTQGDFAMKYEDESFSLHGRSDDVINVSGHRMGTEEIEGAILRDKQINPDSPVGNAIVIGAPHREKGLTPVAFIQTVPGAKLTLEDQRRLSELVRQEKGVVAVPSDYIEVLQFPETRSGKYMRRFLSNLLNGEELGDTSTLRNPESIDEIRPKIEQWRMKTKMEEEQKIFEIYRFFRVQYNDVLPGQRVATVTITNPPVNALNERALDELNTIVSHLERRDEIKVVIFTGQGTGSFVAGADVKQFLEEMFDVQDVLPLANKAHMAFSKIEKLGKPVIAAVNGVALGGGNEFQMATHYRIAEPHAEFGQPEINLNLIPGYGGTQRLPRLLQDRRGTDGFLKALEIILNGRKIDVEEAKQIGLIDEIIQESDDVLVRAAALAREYILRGTGALKEAFDRHNSLVQQWNTPQAFPQEAIDNSAEIQRILRQSKWAGREQAANRALEATRIGYEQGIKKGMEREAQLFAEAVIDPNGGKSGIQAFLDKKSMPLPTRPRFQPTEEKQDELIEQGELLPIGAPYFPGFTPIPEWQYAYAVVKNDETGAVDHGDPIDAEKKIVIPVEKPTANEVLLYVLASEVNFNDIWALTGIPVSTLDDHDLDYHVTGSGGIALVASVGPEVKREGRVKVGDLVTIYSGQNNLLSPTVGLDPMFADFSIQGYQGPDGSHQQFMIAQAPQVHVKPQDATLEAAGSYILNLGTIYRALFTTLSIEPNKTMFVEGAATGTGLEALKSAARNGLAVTGMVSSEERAAYIQEQGAAGVINRRNPEYGNAFTKVPADPSQWAAWEAAGQKILDDYRAQNNGRLADYVVSHAGEVAFPRSFQMMEKNGVLTFYGASSGYHFTFMGKEGASTPRDMYEKALLRAGESVLIYYGTDTKEDGIVDQTGLVAIEAARDMGARIVVATYTDAQKEFVQSLGYGDAVRGVLSIEEIKRREGENFVWPDTMPDFPNPKTETEAFKEAVRYFTDYIFKPFGGAVAKYLRSPDNPRGYPDLIFDRAGHDALGVSTTLLKPYTGRVVFSEDMNARRYSFYAPQVWMRQRRVYMPTANIWGTHLSNAYEVIRMNEMIDAGMLEITEPVFVEFDQLPEAHQEMWENRHVGSSYVVNHAIPQTGLKTKDQLYEAWSAQMNEKTSE; encoded by the coding sequence ATGGATGTACGAACGCAGAAAGCCAAAAGTAATCCGATATTGACTCGAGAAGACTGGAACAAGCAACGTCATCTGGCGGAGCAGGATCCAGGAAATTTCCACGGAGATATCGCAAAACGAGAAATTCACTGGTATGACGAGCAGGCAAATGCCTGGATGATATGGAATGATGAGCATAATCAATGGATGGGACTTGATGCTGATACAGGAGCGCCTGTTACGGTGACTCATTCTCCAGCATACGAGCCATGGAAGACTGCATTTGACGACAGTGATGCCCCTTTCTATAAATGGTTCAGTGGTGGCTTAACGAATGCCTGCTTTAACGAAGTAGACCGCCATGTAATGAATGGGCATGGGGATGAGATTGCGTTTTACTTCGAGGGCGACCGCTGGGATCAGGCGAAGAATGATGGCCGGGGCGGCCCGGTTGTTGAATTTGCGGTGACACGCAAACAACTGATGCTTGAAACGCTTAAAGCCGCGCAGGTTTTTAAAAATCTCGGCTTGAAAAAAGGTGATCGAATTGCACTGAACATGCCGAATATTATGGAGCAGATTTATTATACCGAAGCGGCGAAGCGCCTTGGGATTGTTTATACCGCTGTATTCGGCGGATTCAGTGATAAAACGCTGAGCGACCGTATCCATAACGCGGGAGCTAAAGTTGTTATTACATCAGACGGCGGCTACCGTAACGCACAGATCGTAGAGTTTAAAGAAGCGTATACCGATCCCGCATTAGATAACTATGTGCCAAAAGAAATCGCTGTTCAGATTGTCGAGGAAAAATTAAAAGAACTGAATCTGAACGAACAGCAGTCTACACTCATTCAAGAAAAAGTAATGCAGACGATTGGAAGCGAGATTACGGTCGAGCGTTCAGATGCTATGCGCGGTGTCGGCATGGCGTTGGCTCAGTTCCACGATATGGATGCCGAGCAGAAATCACATATTCGTACGGTTATCGCGAAAGGCCTGGTAGATGCACCGCCACGTGTGGAAGCGGTTATCGTCGTACGCCATACACGCCAGCAGGATTTGAACTGGCGCCCAGAGCGTGATCGTTGGTCGCATGAGCTAATTGGTGAAGCGGTAGAGCAAATTCTTGCGATAGCACGTGAGCAAGGTACTAACGTAGCGAATGAACAGGACCTTCTTGCTCTTCCGACAGAAGACTTTATTCGGATCATGTATGCGGTTTCCAAACCGGAGCCAGTGGATGCGGAATATCCGCTGTTTATTATCTATACAAGTGGGAGTACAGGCAAGCCAAAAGGCGTTGTTCATGTTCATGGGGGATATACAGCCGGCCTTGCACACACAATGAAAGTTTCATTCGATGCGACGCCGGGCGAAGACATCATGTATGTCATTGCCGATCCAGGCTGGATTACCGGCCAGTCGTATCTGATCTCGGCTTCGTTAACCACACGCACAACAAGCATCGTCGCAGAAGGGGCGCCGGTATTCCCAAGTGCAGGGCGCTATGCGAGCATCATCGAACGGTATAATGTGACGATCTTTAAAGCCGGATCAACATTCCTAAAAACGATTATGTCCAATCCGCAGAATAAGGCAGACGTTGAACAGTACAGCATGGATACGCTTCGGGTCGCAACCTTCTGTGCCGAGCCGACTAGCCCGGCTGTTCAGCAATTCGGTATGGATCTGATGACGCCGCAGTACATCAACTCGTACTGGGCAACGGAGCATGGTGGCATTGTATGGACGCATTTCTTTGGCAACAATGATTTTCAGCTCAAAGCAGATGCACATACGTTCCCGCTGCCGTGGATTTTCGGGGATGTATGGATTTCGGAAAGCAGTGAAGAAGGCGGAAAAACAAAGCACCGTCCGGCTGGGTTTGAGGAAAAAGGCGAAATTGTGATCACGAAGCCGTATCCATACCTGGCACGCTACATCTGGGGTGATGAGACGAATTTTGGTCAGCCAGAATGGAAAGGTGACGCGGACCGTTACGTAGACACATACTGGGGCAAGTGGGATGGTGTATGGGCGTATACGCAGGGCGATTTCGCCATGAAATATGAAGATGAATCGTTCTCCCTACACGGTCGTTCGGATGACGTTATTAACGTATCGGGTCACCGGATGGGTACAGAGGAGATCGAGGGCGCAATCCTGCGCGACAAACAGATCAATCCGGATTCTCCAGTTGGAAATGCAATTGTAATCGGGGCGCCGCACCGTGAGAAAGGACTGACGCCGGTTGCTTTCATCCAGACAGTACCGGGTGCAAAGCTGACGCTTGAGGACCAGCGCCGCTTATCCGAACTTGTACGTCAGGAGAAAGGTGTGGTCGCAGTTCCGAGTGATTATATCGAAGTGCTGCAGTTCCCGGAAACACGCAGCGGCAAATACATGCGCCGTTTCTTGAGCAATCTGCTTAATGGGGAAGAACTCGGCGATACATCGACCCTGCGTAATCCTGAGTCCATTGACGAGATTCGTCCGAAAATCGAGCAGTGGCGTATGAAAACAAAAATGGAAGAAGAGCAGAAGATTTTCGAAATTTATCGCTTCTTCCGTGTGCAGTACAATGACGTGCTACCAGGTCAGCGTGTCGCAACGGTTACGATTACAAATCCACCAGTTAATGCGCTGAACGAACGGGCGCTGGATGAGCTGAATACAATCGTTAGCCATCTTGAACGCCGAGATGAGATCAAGGTGGTCATCTTTACAGGTCAGGGAACAGGATCATTCGTTGCTGGTGCTGATGTGAAGCAGTTCCTCGAAGAAATGTTCGATGTGCAGGATGTATTGCCACTTGCGAATAAAGCACATATGGCATTCAGTAAAATCGAAAAACTGGGCAAACCGGTTATCGCAGCTGTCAACGGTGTAGCGCTTGGGGGTGGAAACGAGTTCCAGATGGCAACTCATTACCGAATTGCCGAGCCGCACGCTGAATTTGGCCAGCCGGAAATTAATCTGAATCTCATTCCAGGTTACGGTGGCACGCAGCGCTTGCCGCGTCTCTTGCAGGATCGCAGAGGCACGGATGGATTCCTTAAAGCATTGGAAATTATTCTGAATGGCCGCAAGATCGATGTAGAAGAAGCGAAGCAGATTGGTCTGATTGACGAAATCATCCAGGAAAGTGATGATGTACTCGTTCGCGCGGCTGCACTGGCACGTGAATACATTCTGCGTGGCACAGGAGCGCTCAAAGAAGCGTTCGACCGCCATAACAGTCTCGTTCAGCAGTGGAATACACCACAGGCATTTCCGCAGGAAGCCATTGATAACAGTGCGGAAATCCAGCGTATTTTGCGCCAGTCCAAATGGGCAGGACGTGAGCAAGCAGCCAATCGTGCATTGGAAGCGACACGCATAGGCTATGAGCAGGGAATTAAGAAGGGGATGGAACGCGAAGCACAGCTGTTTGCGGAAGCGGTAATTGATCCGAATGGCGGCAAAAGCGGCATTCAGGCATTCCTCGATAAGAAGAGCATGCCGCTGCCAACTCGTCCGCGTTTCCAGCCGACGGAAGAGAAGCAGGATGAGCTTATTGAGCAGGGTGAATTGCTTCCAATTGGTGCGCCGTACTTTCCAGGCTTCACGCCGATCCCTGAGTGGCAATATGCCTATGCGGTTGTGAAAAATGATGAAACAGGCGCGGTTGATCACGGGGATCCGATTGACGCTGAGAAGAAAATTGTCATCCCGGTTGAGAAACCGACAGCAAATGAAGTGTTGCTGTACGTACTGGCAAGTGAAGTAAACTTCAATGACATCTGGGCACTGACCGGTATCCCGGTTTCGACACTGGATGATCATGACCTGGATTATCACGTAACAGGAAGTGGTGGTATTGCGCTTGTTGCATCAGTTGGCCCGGAAGTGAAGCGGGAAGGCCGTGTGAAAGTAGGCGACCTCGTTACGATTTATTCTGGCCAGAACAATCTGCTGTCGCCAACAGTTGGTCTTGATCCAATGTTTGCAGACTTTAGCATTCAGGGTTATCAGGGACCGGATGGTTCGCACCAGCAATTCATGATCGCACAGGCACCGCAGGTTCATGTAAAACCGCAGGATGCAACACTTGAAGCAGCGGGAAGCTACATTTTGAATCTGGGTACGATCTATCGCGCTCTGTTCACGACACTGTCGATTGAGCCGAACAAAACAATGTTCGTAGAAGGTGCAGCGACCGGTACAGGACTGGAAGCACTCAAATCCGCAGCACGCAATGGCCTGGCCGTAACCGGTATGGTATCGAGTGAAGAACGTGCCGCATACATTCAGGAGCAGGGTGCAGCAGGCGTTATTAACCGGAGAAATCCGGAGTACGGCAACGCATTCACCAAAGTACCGGCTGACCCGTCACAGTGGGCAGCATGGGAGGCGGCAGGTCAAAAAATTCTGGATGACTACCGTGCGCAAAACAATGGCCGTCTGGCAGACTATGTCGTATCCCACGCTGGGGAAGTAGCGTTCCCACGTTCATTCCAGATGATGGAGAAAAACGGGGTTCTGACGTTCTACGGTGCGTCCAGCGGTTACCACTTTACCTTCATGGGGAAAGAAGGTGCCAGCACACCGCGTGACATGTATGAGAAAGCTTTGCTGCGTGCCGGTGAGTCGGTCCTCATCTACTACGGAACAGATACGAAAGAAGATGGCATTGTGGATCAGACTGGTCTTGTTGCCATTGAAGCAGCACGGGATATGGGCGCACGTATCGTAGTCGCAACGTATACTGATGCCCAGAAAGAGTTCGTGCAGAGCCTTGGGTATGGTGATGCGGTTCGTGGCGTATTGAGTATCGAAGAGATCAAGCGTCGCGAAGGTGAGAATTTTGTGTGGCCGGATACAATGCCGGACTTCCCGAATCCGAAAACGGAAACGGAAGCATTCAAGGAAGCCGTTCGCTACTTCACGGATTATATCTTCAAGCCATTTGGCGGTGCCGTGGCGAAATACCTGCGCTCTCCTGACAACCCGCGCGGTTATCCAGACCTGATCTTTGACCGTGCTGGACATGATGCGCTTGGTGTAAGCACGACGCTTCTGAAGCCATATACGGGCCGTGTTGTATTTAGCGAAGACATGAACGCACGTCGCTACAGCTTCTATGCGCCGCAAGTATGGATGCGTCAACGCCGTGTTTACATGCCAACAGCAAACATCTGGGGCACACACCTCTCGAACGCTTATGAAGTCATCCGCATGAATGAGATGATCGATGCCGGCATGCTTGAAATTACTGAGCCTGTATTCGTTGAGTTCGACCAGCTGCCAGAAGCGCATCAGGAAATGTGGGAGAATCGCCATGTAGGAAGCTCTTACGTTGTGAATCATGCGATTCCGCAGACCGGACTGAAAACAAAAGACCAGCTATACGAAGCATGGTCGGCCCAAATGAATGAAAAAACCAGTGAATAA
- a CDS encoding uracil-DNA glycosylase produces MLLPEKFLTCVRCEDGLRREEGQTPVPGYGLSNAEVMLIGESPGAEEMKYARPFQGKAGENLNQFLAGVGLNRDQMYIANATRCRPYKEKETLLKNGTVRITKSNRPPSKHAVASCAAWLDMEIQLLAPKLIITLGSTPLKRLLGERSISEVHGNLLTVSIQRPETKEDSREFFWSDELYHVFPLYHPAAIIYRRELKEVFHEDMRKLRQTIEELKITSVIL; encoded by the coding sequence ATGCTGCTTCCTGAAAAATTTTTGACATGTGTGCGTTGCGAGGATGGATTGCGCCGGGAAGAAGGACAAACCCCTGTGCCAGGGTATGGGCTTTCCAATGCGGAAGTTATGTTGATCGGTGAGAGTCCAGGCGCCGAAGAGATGAAATATGCACGTCCTTTTCAAGGGAAAGCAGGTGAGAACTTAAATCAGTTTCTTGCAGGTGTCGGTTTGAACCGGGATCAAATGTATATTGCCAATGCAACTCGTTGTCGGCCCTATAAAGAAAAAGAAACATTGCTTAAAAATGGAACGGTTCGAATCACGAAATCAAATCGTCCCCCTTCCAAACATGCTGTCGCATCGTGTGCAGCATGGCTGGATATGGAGATTCAACTACTTGCCCCAAAGCTTATTATTACACTCGGCTCTACTCCTCTAAAGAGACTTCTCGGAGAGCGCTCTATTTCTGAAGTACATGGAAATTTGCTTACTGTATCAATACAGCGTCCTGAAACAAAAGAAGACAGCCGCGAATTTTTCTGGTCGGATGAGCTATATCATGTTTTTCCGCTCTATCATCCTGCAGCGATTATTTATCGCCGTGAACTGAAGGAAGTTTTTCATGAAGACATGCGTAAACTCCGCCAGACAATTGAAGAATTGAAAATTACCAGTGTAATTTTATAA